GTAGAAACAAGGCGATCACAATGAATCCAACAATCAGCCCCAACACCACCACCATGATCGGTTCCAGCAGACTCACCAGGCCTTCCACACGGACTTCTACCTCTTCGTCGTACACATCGGCGACCTTGTACAGCATGTCGTCCAGGGCCCCCGTTTCTTCTCCGACATCCACCATGTTGACCACCAGGTCGTCAACAATTTTTGCTTCTTTCAACGGGACCGCGATGGTTTCCCCCTCGCGAATGGCCGTGTAAATGTTGTCGAATGCCCGCACAAACACCGCATTTCCCGATGTATCGCGGGCGATGAGCAGGCCCTCCAGAATCGGAACACCTGAGGCAATCAATGTTCCAAGGGTTCGGGTCACGCGCGCAATCACCCCCATATGTAAAATTTTGCCAAGGAGCGGGAGGCGTAACGAGACCCAGTCAGCGACGAATGCCCCGGTCTTGTTCTTTTTCACAATCTTAATGAACAACCAAAACGCGATGGGTACGATGAAGATCATGTACCAGTACTTGGCGACAATGTCACTGCAGCTGATGAGCACCTGCGTCATTACGGGCAGGTCGAGATCAAAGCCTTCAAAAATCTCTTTGAACTTCGGAATGATGAACACCATGATGAATGACACGATTCCGACTGCCACGCTGATCACTGCCGCCGGATAAATCATGGCCCCAATAATCTTCCGCTTTAGCGACTGGGCCTTTTCCTGGAATTCAGCAAGTCGCTGCAGAATCACTTCCAGGGCACCGCCGGCTTCACCGGCTTTTACCATGTTGCAGTAGAGGTTGTTGAATGCCTTTGGCTGCTTTGTCATGGCCTCCGAAAGCGTTTGGCCGGATTCAATGTCTTCGATGACATCCATTAAGGCATTTTTCAATGCGCCCGGCCTGTTCTGACCTTCCAGAATTCTGAGACTTCGCAGTACCGGCAACCCGGCGTCCTGCAGTGTTGACAGCTGACGGGTGAACATTGTGAGCTGCTTGGATTTTACCCCGCCAATCGTGAACGCTTTTCTGCGGTTGTCTGTCTTCTGCTTCGCGGCCTCAGCCTTCTTTTTTCGCTCCTGTTCGCGAATCTTGGTAACGTAAAAGCCCTTTTCACGAATAATGGTCTGAGCTTCAGCTTCCGAAGGGGCATCAATGGTGTCTTTGACCTCAAGCCCTGTACTGTCCATCGCTTCATACTGGAACGTTGGCATACCATGTTCTCCAATCGGAGCTAACGGTCTGACGATCCACACTCTGCGGTTCAGGCTGAGTCATCGCAACTGAACATCGCAGAGTCCGCTAAAAGCGAGCAGACGCCGTTCCGCGAACAAATGTTGATCAAAACAACTCGTACCAATTACCCGCAGTCTATCGGGTCTCGTTCTTATCCTGCAACCGCGACTTGGATGTCCGAAATGTTGGTTTTTCAGCCGCCGGCTATCTCGTGTTATCACGATAGAGGTCTGTGTTCAGCCTGACTGAACGCGAAGCCGTCCAGAACTGAATTGCTGAATTCTCCATCATTCCACATCTTCCATTATGGTCTCGCGCACCACTTCATCGATTGTTGTCTTGCCATCAAAGATCAGTTTGAGACCGGCTTCACGCAGGGTGGTCATTCCCTGACTGCGGGCAACGTCTCGTATTTCATCAGCTGACTGTTCGGCTGCAATCGCGTCACGAATCTCGTCTGTGACTGTCAGTAATTCGTAAATCCCGATGCGACCCTTGTAGCCAGTGTTGTTGCAGCGGGCACAGCCTTTTCCATAGTAAAATTTGTATTTGCGAGCTGTATCCAGAGGCAGTTGCAGTTCCAGCAGCAGTTCATCTGATGGTTCAAATTCTGTACGACAATCCGTGCAAATGCGGCGGACAAGTCGTTGCGCCAGAATCGCTTCGACCGTCGCGGTGATCAGGAACGCAGGTACTCCCATATCGCGGAGTCGGGTGATCGCCGTGGGCGCATCATTCGTATGCAGTGTGCTGAAGACGAGGTGTCCTGTCAGGGCGCTCTGGACCGCGATTTCGCCGGTTTCGTAGTCGCGGATTTCGCCAACAAGAATCATATCCGGGTCGTGACGGAGAATCGCCCTCAGAACGTTAGCGAACGTTACGCCAACATCGGGATTCACCGGGACCTGCACAACACCTTCAATGTCGTACTCAATCGGGTCCTCACTCGTGATAATCTTGGTTTCAATGTCGTTCAGTTCGTTGATGGCCGAATACAGCGTGGTCGTCTTGCCACTGCCTGTGGGGCCGGTAACCAGCACAATTCCGTTGGGTGCTTTGATGATATTGCGGAAGCGTGTCAAAATTGACGGGTCCATACCGATCTTGTTCAGGTCCAGTGCGACCACGGTACGGTCCAGGATCCGCATTACGACCGCTTCTCCGAACAGCGTGGGCAGTACGCTGACTCTCAGGTCGACCTGGTTGCCTCCAACATTCAGTTCAATACGTCCGTCCTGGGGCAGTCGGCGTTCCGCGATGTCCAGGTCGGACATCACCTTCACACGTGACACGATGGCATTGGCAAGATGTCGTGGCGGTGGCACCATTTCGTACAGAACACCGTCGGCTCGTACACGAATTTTGAATTCGTCTTCAAAGGGTTCCAGATGAATATCACTGGCCTGGTCCCGAATGGCCAACAAAATGACCATGTTCAGCAGCTTCTTAATCGGTGCTGCATCTGAAAGTTCTTCCTCCGAGGCTAGATCGTATCCTCGAACACTTGACAGCTGATCTTCGTCAGTGGTCAGATCTCCGAT
This Fuerstiella sp. DNA region includes the following protein-coding sequences:
- a CDS encoding type II secretion system F family protein → MPTFQYEAMDSTGLEVKDTIDAPSEAEAQTIIREKGFYVTKIREQERKKKAEAAKQKTDNRRKAFTIGGVKSKQLTMFTRQLSTLQDAGLPVLRSLRILEGQNRPGALKNALMDVIEDIESGQTLSEAMTKQPKAFNNLYCNMVKAGEAGGALEVILQRLAEFQEKAQSLKRKIIGAMIYPAAVISVAVGIVSFIMVFIIPKFKEIFEGFDLDLPVMTQVLISCSDIVAKYWYMIFIVPIAFWLFIKIVKKNKTGAFVADWVSLRLPLLGKILHMGVIARVTRTLGTLIASGVPILEGLLIARDTSGNAVFVRAFDNIYTAIREGETIAVPLKEAKIVDDLVVNMVDVGEETGALDDMLYKVADVYDEEVEVRVEGLVSLLEPIMVVVLGLIVGFIVIALFLPLVQLLNSLS
- a CDS encoding GspE/PulE family protein, producing the protein MAQRKLGQILIDLGYLTDDQLWDVLEEQKQSPGEIIGQVAVRMGHVTQDQVTQALAEQWGMPVIDLGETNVPSNVLEIVPETMAEIYKIMPISLIDNVLTVAMADPQNVATLDDLRNFLGHEIRGAVSSQTAVEEAISRYYADREETIEDVIGDLTTDEDQLSSVRGYDLASEEELSDAAPIKKLLNMVILLAIRDQASDIHLEPFEDEFKIRVRADGVLYEMVPPPRHLANAIVSRVKVMSDLDIAERRLPQDGRIELNVGGNQVDLRVSVLPTLFGEAVVMRILDRTVVALDLNKIGMDPSILTRFRNIIKAPNGIVLVTGPTGSGKTTTLYSAINELNDIETKIITSEDPIEYDIEGVVQVPVNPDVGVTFANVLRAILRHDPDMILVGEIRDYETGEIAVQSALTGHLVFSTLHTNDAPTAITRLRDMGVPAFLITATVEAILAQRLVRRICTDCRTEFEPSDELLLELQLPLDTARKYKFYYGKGCARCNNTGYKGRIGIYELLTVTDEIRDAIAAEQSADEIRDVARSQGMTTLREAGLKLIFDGKTTIDEVVRETIMEDVE